The following are encoded in a window of Rhizobium sp. 11515TR genomic DNA:
- a CDS encoding DsbA family oxidoreductase, whose product MERITIDIVSDVVCPWCYLGKARLELAIAEVQDEIGVDLNWRPYRLNPDYPPEGVDQKKALEQKLGGAERVAEGHKMLTELGREVGIKFDFDAIKIGPNTLDAHRLIHWSVTESREKQDKVVDALFKANFEQGRNVGDHAVLLDIAEEAGLDRSVISTLLASDADRDLIIGEIDAAQKIGVNGVPFFIFDQQYAVSGAQTPDVLAGALRDIARMKAEARAGMN is encoded by the coding sequence ATGGAACGCATCACGATCGACATCGTCTCGGACGTCGTCTGCCCATGGTGCTATCTCGGCAAGGCCCGCCTGGAGCTGGCAATTGCCGAGGTACAGGACGAAATAGGCGTCGACCTCAACTGGCGACCCTATCGGCTCAATCCCGACTATCCACCAGAGGGCGTTGACCAGAAGAAGGCGCTCGAGCAGAAGCTCGGCGGCGCTGAACGCGTCGCTGAGGGACACAAGATGCTGACCGAGCTCGGCCGCGAAGTGGGCATCAAGTTCGATTTCGACGCCATCAAGATCGGCCCGAACACGCTCGACGCCCATCGCCTCATCCATTGGTCCGTCACCGAAAGCCGCGAAAAGCAGGACAAGGTGGTGGATGCTCTCTTCAAGGCGAATTTCGAACAAGGTCGCAATGTCGGCGATCACGCAGTGCTGCTCGACATTGCCGAAGAAGCCGGGCTCGACCGTTCGGTCATATCAACGCTGCTTGCCTCCGACGCGGATCGCGATCTCATCATCGGCGAAATCGACGCCGCCCAGAAGATCGGCGTCAACGGCGTGCCCTTCTTCATCTTCGACCAGCAATATGCCGTCAGCGGCGCCCAGACGCCGGATGTGCTTGCCGGCGCGCTGCGCGATATCGCCAGGATGAAGGCGGAAGCACGCGCCGGGATGAATTAA